CATCAGCTTCACCGTGTGGGACATGGGCAGCCAGGACAAGATCCAGCCTCTGTGGCGCCACTACTTCCAGAACACACAAGGTCTCATCTTTGTGGTTGACAGCAATGACAGAGAGCATGTGAACGAGGCCCGTGAGGAGCTCATGAGGATGCTGGCAGAAGATGAGCTCAGGGACGCAGTTCTGCTTGTTTCTGCTAACAATCAGGACCTCCCCAATGCCATGAATGCAGCCGAGATCATGGACAAGCTGGGCCTACACTCTCTGTGCCACAGGAACTGGTACATTCAGGCCACCTGTGCCACCAGCAGGGACGGGCTCTATGAGGGACTGGACTGGCTGTCCAATCAGCTCCGGAACCAGAAGTGAGCTatgctcctctctcctcccctctcactCCTTCTACCCTTGCTTTACTATCATGTGGCAAACGTGCCCCTGTGGTGTGAGTGCCAGAAGCTGTCTCCATGGTTGGTCACAGTGTGCTTCACCATGCTGTAAATGTGCAGACGCAGCCTGCAACTGggtttttatttaatgtaaatagTTTTTGTTTCCAATGAGGCAGTTTCTGGTGCTCCTATGCAGTATTACTCAGCtttttttattgtaaagaaaATCAACCCACTGTTTAGAACTGAGAAGGGATTTTAGGCACACGGGTCATCCAGGAGTCGCTGTTTTCAGACGAGCCTGATGCTCCTCCTCTAAGCTTTAGATCTGTGTTGAGATCCATTTTGGTGGTCGGTTTTTAACCCAAACtcagtgcattttttaaaacagttacaAATATAAGATAAGGAGAACACTTgaacacacagaaggaagaaatgtgCCTAGTGTAGGTTCTGCAGTAATGGCCTGAGCCCAGTCTCAGTGGTCTGTTTCCCGTTGGGAACATGAAACGGGGCAGAACCAGCCATGATCCATTTCGCATGGTTACAATAGGGTCCCTGTGATTCGCTCTGTCTCGGGTCACCCCACAACCCATAGCGTTTGTGCTTGTGTTTGTGCTTACACAGCGGCCCAGGAGATGGGTTGGAGGCTGCAGCGCCTGCTCTCAGACCCCCTGGAGAGACCCCGGCCTTCTCTTGGGTCAGCACAGGCACTTGGGTCAGAACGCTCTCACTGGCCTGCCCCAGGCCCTCTGGGGTCACACCAGCAGGAGCGCAGGTGGTCACCCTAGAGCCCCAGCCCCTCGGAGCCCCTGTCTACATGTGCTTTCACTCCCTCAGCCTGCAAGGGTCAGATTTGCCATTGAAAATGAGAacctctacttttttcttttgtattttgataAACACTGAAGAAGCTGGAGCTGTTAAACTTTATCTTGAGGAAAACCTCAGAACTGGTTTATTTGGTCTCATGGAACCTCTTACTGCTTTCAATACACGATTAgtaatcaaaaaaagaaaatcttgggAGTCACCCAccattcctctttttcttctctaccaCACACTAAAAAAGAATCAGGAAATCATGTTGACTCTTCCTTCAAAACATATCCAAGATTCAGCTGCTCACCACTTCCAATATTATCAACCTAGCCTGAGTCACCATTATCTCTCACTTGGATTACTACACTACCCCTCTATTAGTCTCTTTGTTTCAACCTTTGCTTCTTTCATATACTCTGCTGAACAAAAAAGAGAAggtaatccttttaaaattaaaatgaagtagtATCACCCTTGTCTATTTGAAACCTTCCAATAGCTTCCCAATTTACTTAGAGTAAGAGCCCATGTCCTCACAAAGTCCCAAACCATCTTCCCCCACTTACCTCTGAATTAATCTACTATTGTATTACACCCCTCagtccagccacactggcctccttacTACTCCTCACGCACAACAGGCAGGCTCTGCTACCAGACAATGACAAGGCTAGCTAACTCTCTTCAAGTTTTagttcaaatgtcatcttctcaaaAGATcaagcatgttttaaaaattgtaacctGTCTCCTTTCCCATACCAATTATCAGTTTCTAACATACCATATTAGctgatctatttatttattatgttttagcATCTGTCTCTCTTGAGTAGGAGACagggattgttttgttttgttcactagtATATCTCAAGTTCCCAGAAAAGTGTCCTGGGACATAACAGATACTCAACAGTACCAATTTGTTGAATGAGAAGAACTGTCTCCTCTTTTGACTTCTTATAAAGTATTAACTATCCTAAAAATGGGTATACAAATTTATTTCCAGAATGAACCAAGTGACAGCAACCTGAGAGACAATGGAATTATATAAACAAATGATGACCAGCCAAAAAAGAGGAACTGCACAGACAAGTAAACTGATTGCATTCTGTGGCAAGACAACTTGCAAAAAAGCAAACGCAGAAGTTTCATGGATCAAATAATAATCCATTTACTAAGCAATGAAGTCATATTGAATAATAAATGGtttaaataaaaccataaaagacAACTTGAAAAACAATTCATTTAACTGGCCATAAGTGCTTCATGAAGGAGTGTCCTGAATGCCAAAGAATGGCCTCTGAAATTTTCTAAtgacaaacataaaataaaattacctatAAATAAGGCTGAGGGCTCAACACCTGTGCAATCAGTCCTTATCCACCCATACTTAAGGGAGAACTCTGACTCATCATTAGGTTTAATTGAGATTCTGATCTGACTGACAACATGATCATTCTATGATCACTTCTAAACTTGACTCATTGTTGAGATTCTAAAGTTTAGGCTtcaaaaataaattcctaaaattcAAATTGGCTCAAACCATACCCAACCACATTTTAACCAGTGAACACCATCATCCTTTATCGTTTGCTTTAATGTGAATAGTACCTCCATCAAGCCCCAAACCTCCAATCTCCAAACTCATTTGATTCTAAAAATTAGATCTCTGCAAACTTTAACATTGTTTATCATTCAACACACTACTGAAAGCTAGTTTTCAATTTCTTAgtttcaaacattaaaataatatctCTTGGAGCAAAACCAACCAActgtaacatttaaaatagtATGTATACAATTTGTACCAAAGgagaatatattcttttatgAAGATGCCTAAAAGCATATTCTTCTGTCAAGCTAAGGTAAAAGTCCTCTTTCTCACCAAATAAAACTGGTATCTTGTTATTATGAAActatgttctgggtaatttggtTCAAGAGGTCCCCTTGAGGCTTCTTGACAATAAAGTTTATTCCTATCTTCTATTTTTACCTCAATGCTTTTTCTCTACATGAAATTACACTTATTAGAAAAAGCCTGGTGTGGAGGATTAAGAACACTCACTCAGAAATCATAATGTACAAAGGCAGATGCTCTGATAACTCTGAATCAATGACCTCACAGTCCTTATTCTATAACTTCACTAGTATATAATGGCTTGACTTTTCATTAGGAAATGGTAAGATCCACTGTCCTGACATTTTCCCTACAGGTCTGTTTTTGCAATAAGCATGGCTATTTATAACATTCATTTCTAtaaaagcaacacaaatttaaaattttcatcattCATAAAGAAAATTCATGCAGGGCACAAGTTTGCATTACCATGACTACAGCTCCAGTTCCTAGCACAAATATTTAGGCACTTAATAATTATGTTTAGCTAATGAGTAGTGCTTACAAACAAAACCCAACTGGCAGGGTTTTCAGCACTTGGTAAAGACCTCTGCTGAAATTAAATAGTAAAAATGCAATATAATTTGTGAATTTATTATAAACTTAATGATTacagtaaaaaaacaaattttattaataattaaatatttcgTCAATAAAAAAACTCAATCATGCCagtaactgtaaaaaaaaaaaaaaaacttggaaagtaACACTCATTTAAAGAATTAAGATCTCAAGGAGTCAACAGCTAATTCTCACGAAACCCAGCTTAAAAATTCCTTAATGCTACCAAAATACAGCAATgctaaataattttcaaaataattttcagtaaaaTGTATCTGTTTGGTAATTATCAGTCCTGTTTATTGCCCTAGGTCTctctttagcaaaaaaaaaaaaaaaaaagttacagagaTTCAGTTAAAGCCTTTTTGTTTTGAAGTAGTTGAGGTTAGAGGTGAAACAGGGCTACCCCACTGAAGTACTATTCACATTAAAGGACAATGCCAAAGTGGATTGTTTACTTTGTTAACAATTTGGGAGAGACAGTCTAAACTGAAAACAGCATGCCTCTCCTCATGATCtcattcataatttatttttcaaatgtaaagcTACATGTATTAATTTCTCATTCTATTAAAATAACCTATTAAACTATAACAACGTTTTCATTCACACTGTTTATACTGAATATACAGGGCACTGATTAGCTGTCCAAATGTCTGAACAAGGCAGAAAGGATGGTTTAGGGAAGAAATTACAACAGAAGAAATGCCAGTAATCTTAGGAGAAAACCCTTACCTTATCATATTGGCATACAACAACATTTTCTGTATCAAAGAGTTCCTGTCCTTCCTCATCACTCACATCATCTTCACTATTGAGGGGCTCctacaaataaaaaagaagagtttaCCTATTTACACTTCACATGTAACTAGAATAAAGCTCTTCTAATATTCAGTGAAAAGAAACACAATGACCTTGATGTTCTTTGAGAACCAAGGGCCAGACAGATGCATATACATAccatgaatgtatttttaaaacttaatgttAGTGAAATTACAGCAACaaattaaatgtaattaacaATTAAAATAGTTAAGCTATATAacttataaatctgaaaaaatgtttatttcctttattctttcacaaCAGCACTAGGATAATTCTCTCCAATAACTGCTTAAGATGCCTAGAAGTGGACCTAAGAAAATATGATGGCACTATGTACCACTGTATGGTACCATCAGATGGTACTAGGTACCAGAAGCAACAGTATAAAAGGGAAAACAATGGTGAAAatggaggaggaaaagagggctataaaatagataagcagtcTGGCTTGTCTTTACGTTAAGGACTAGAACTATATGAATACAAATTAGCACGTCTACCACTGTGATAGTGGAGACTTACAGCATAATTAACTAAGACATTCAGATTAAGGTGGGGGGGGTGGAATCTCAAACTCAGTACCAAAGAGAATTAAAGGCCAAGATCTAACTAGAGCATAAAATGACCAACGACATTAAACTTGACCTCAGTTGtggcagaaaataaaacaaacttctAAGTAATGGAGAATGAGAAGATatgacaaaataataaaagtggAGAAAGTAATCAAGATGATATTAAGTCAAGGCCTATACCTACTCACACACATGgatgtatgtatattatttaatttaaaatagctaTCACCAATGTAAATGCAATAAAatttttgaggtaaaatttacaaaacagaaactcaccattttaaccattttgaagtgtacaattcagtcaCACTTAGTATATTCATAtgtgtacaaccatcaccacttcCTAACCTTGACCAATAAGCAGACACTCACTATTCCCACCTCCCCTCAACGCCTAACAACCACTAACCTGCTTTCTGGCTTTATGGACTTAactattctgggtatttcatataaacagagtCATACAATATAAAGACAACACCTGGCCTGGCTTCTTTAACTCAGCAATCTATTTGAGGTTCATCTATCTACGTTGTAGCATATACcagtactttgttctttttcttaactaAATAATATTCCCCCTGTctggatacaccacattttattcatctatCCATCATTTGATGGACTTTTGGGTTACTTACATCTTTTGGATTTTGTGactagtgctgttatgaacattcatgtacaaccTTTTGTACATGAGATAAAGCAGGATGCTGTGTAACCATAA
This DNA window, taken from Camelus dromedarius isolate mCamDro1 chromosome 5, mCamDro1.pat, whole genome shotgun sequence, encodes the following:
- the LOC116153588 gene encoding ADP-ribosylation factor 1-like, with translation MPESEQQQRRGRRGFLWPLLLSPVYSMGNIFANLFKGLFGKKEMRILMVGLDAVGKTTILYKLKLGEIVTNIPTIGFNVETVEYKNISFTVWDMGSQDKIQPLWRHYFQNTQGLIFVVDSNDREHVNEAREELMRMLAEDELRDAVLLVSANNQDLPNAMNAAEIMDKLGLHSLCHRNWYIQATCATSRDGLYEGLDWLSNQLRNQK